The window tttagtcGGAGTTCGGGCCTTATATCACATCACAGAGTTCACACCGGAGAGAAGCCCTATTCTTGTATtgagtgtgggaaagcctttagccGTAGTTCAAACCTTACTCAACATCAGCGAatgcacagaggaaaaaaagtttacaaatgtAAGGAGTGTGGGAAAACATGTGGTTCTAATACAAAGATTATGGaccatcagagaattcacactggagagaagccttatgAATGTGATGAGTGTGGAAAAACTTTCATCTTAAGGAAAACTCTTAATGAACACCAGAGACTTCATCGtagagagaaaccttacaaatgtaatgaGTGTGGGAAGGCTTTTACTTCTAATCGAAACCTTGTTGATCATCAGagagttcacactggagagaaaccctataaatgtaatgaatgtgggaaaacctTCAGGCAGACTTCTCAAGTTATTCTACACTTGAGAACCCACACTAaggagaaaccctataaatgtagTGAGTGTGGGAAAGCCTATCGGTATAGTTCACAGCTTATTCAACACCAGAGGAAACATAATGAGGAGAAAGAAACctcataaataacaaatattgtgGGTAGTAGGGCTGACTGCTGCTTTTCTAAAAAGTAGTTCTTTAGTATCAACTTTAATTCTACTTCTAAGAATCATACTCTacttctaagaaaataattagaagtaGACAAAGATTAATGAAAGGGATGTTCATGACAGCATCATATACgactgaaagaagaaaacta is drawn from Homo sapiens chromosome 3, GRCh38.p14 Primary Assembly and contains these coding sequences:
- the ZNF660 gene encoding zinc finger protein 660; the protein is MRRKTRNFKHKTVKDNKVLTEGSDQESEKDNSQCCDPATNERVQAEKRQYVCTECGKAFSQSANLTVHERIHTGEKPYKCKECGKAFSHSSNLVVHRRIHTGLKPYTCSECGKSFSGKSHLIRHQGIHSGEKTYECKECGKAFSRSSGLISHHRVHTGEKPYSCIECGKAFSRSSNLTQHQRMHRGKKVYKCKECGKTCGSNTKIMDHQRIHTGEKPYECDECGKTFILRKTLNEHQRLHRREKPYKCNECGKAFTSNRNLVDHQRVHTGEKPYKCNECGKTFRQTSQVILHLRTHTKEKPYKCSECGKAYRYSSQLIQHQRKHNEEKETS